The following are encoded together in the Culex pipiens pallens isolate TS chromosome 1, TS_CPP_V2, whole genome shotgun sequence genome:
- the LOC120426979 gene encoding uncharacterized protein LOC120426979 isoform X1: MLLIWACPWKRCALFGRVHFSKTLRKCRNRFQMVVIQRRQDFSLGPSGPSTWPGSGRRNIATSRTFWALTLSLRLSNSCSEIRRTQAHRIWRLMSSQNGVEPSSGSTMFVIHRSNTVSSYYSGSYMKKMPRCPCPVLSLLNNWELWHRFSSASFDALLAPPSYERSHELISVLGIISVTLS; this comes from the exons ATGCTTCTTATTTGGGCATGTCCCTGGaaaaggtgcgcactttttgggCGGGTGCACTTTTCGAAAACCCTCCGTAAATGCAGAAACCGGTTTCAGATGGTTGTCATCCAAAGAAGGCAGGATTTCTCACTCGGACCCAGTGGACCAAGTACATGGCCGGGCAGCGGTCGAAGAAACATTGCGACATCGCGCACGTTCTGGGCGTTGACGTTGTCGTTGCGCCTCTCCAACTCGTGCAGCGAAATCCGGCGGACACAGGCGCACAGGATCTGGCGGTTAATGTCCTCGCAGAACGGCGTCGAGCCGTCCAGCGGCAGCACCATGTTCGTTATTCACAG GTCAAACACCGTGTCATCGTACTATAGCGGATCGTACATGAAGAAGATGCCCCGGTGTCCTTGTCCTGTCCTGTCCTTGCTGAACAACTGGGAGCTGTGGCACAGGTTTTCCTCGGCGAGCTTTGATGCGTTGTTGGCGCCACCATCCTATGAGCGATCCCACGAGCTGATTAGCGTGTTGGGAATCATCAGCGTAACATTGTCCTAG
- the LOC120426979 gene encoding uncharacterized protein LOC120426979 isoform X2 produces the protein MSLEKMVVIQRRQDFSLGPSGPSTWPGSGRRNIATSRTFWALTLSLRLSNSCSEIRRTQAHRIWRLMSSQNGVEPSSGSTMFVIHRSNTVSSYYSGSYMKKMPRCPCPVLSLLNNWELWHRFSSASFDALLAPPSYERSHELISVLGIISVTLS, from the exons ATGTCCCTGGaaaag ATGGTTGTCATCCAAAGAAGGCAGGATTTCTCACTCGGACCCAGTGGACCAAGTACATGGCCGGGCAGCGGTCGAAGAAACATTGCGACATCGCGCACGTTCTGGGCGTTGACGTTGTCGTTGCGCCTCTCCAACTCGTGCAGCGAAATCCGGCGGACACAGGCGCACAGGATCTGGCGGTTAATGTCCTCGCAGAACGGCGTCGAGCCGTCCAGCGGCAGCACCATGTTCGTTATTCACAG GTCAAACACCGTGTCATCGTACTATAGCGGATCGTACATGAAGAAGATGCCCCGGTGTCCTTGTCCTGTCCTGTCCTTGCTGAACAACTGGGAGCTGTGGCACAGGTTTTCCTCGGCGAGCTTTGATGCGTTGTTGGCGCCACCATCCTATGAGCGATCCCACGAGCTGATTAGCGTGTTGGGAATCATCAGCGTAACATTGTCCTAG